A genomic window from Plutella xylostella chromosome 23, ilPluXylo3.1, whole genome shotgun sequence includes:
- the LOC105381545 gene encoding thymosin beta isoform X2 produces the protein MACSVDAPSLKDLPKVATDLKSQLEGFNQSCLKDVDTNEKIVLPSAEDVAAEKSQKSLFDGIEKFDATQLKHTETQEKNPLPDKDVVAAEKAHQNLLTGVEHFDKSQMKHAMTEEKNPLPAQEAIEAEKEKNKFLNGIENFDPTKLKHTETCEKNPLPTKDVIDQEKTA, from the exons ATGGCCTGCTCAGTAGATGCCCCTTCCCTCAAGGACCTCCCGAAGGTCGCTACCGACCTCAAGAGTCAACTAGAGGGCTTCAACCAGAGCTGCTTGAAAGATGTTGACACCAACGAAAAGATTGTGCTGCCCTCTGCCGAAG ATGTTGCCGCAGAGAAGTCTCAAAAATCCCTATTTGATGGTATTGAAAAATTTGATGCCACCCAACTGAAGCACACAGAAACGCAAGAAAAGAATCCGCTTCCCGACAAAGAtg TTGTGGCTGCGGAGAAGGCACACCAGAACCTGCTGACAGGCGTCGAACACTTCGACAAGAGTCAGATGAAGCATGCGATGACCGAAGAGAAGAATCCCTTACCAGCACAAGAAG CCATCGAAGCTGAGAAGGAGAAGAACAAATTCTTAAATGGAATTGAAAACTTCGACCCCACTAAGTTGAAGCACACGGAAACTTGTGAAAAGAACCCCTTGCCCACCAAGGATGTCATTGATCAAGAGAAGACGGCCTGA
- the LOC105381545 gene encoding thymosin beta isoform X1: MACSVDAPSLKDLPKVATDLKSQLEGFNQSCLKDVDTNEKIVLPSAEDVAQEKQHSALLQGVEHFQPSSLRRTETVEKIVLPNALDVAAEKSQKSLFDGIEKFDATQLKHTETQEKNPLPDKDVVAAEKAHQNLLTGVEHFDKSQMKHAMTEEKNPLPAQEAIEAEKEKNKFLNGIENFDPTKLKHTETCEKNPLPTKDVIDQEKTA, from the exons ATGGCCTGCTCAGTAGATGCCCCTTCCCTCAAGGACCTCCCGAAGGTCGCTACCGACCTCAAGAGTCAACTAGAGGGCTTCAACCAGAGCTGCTTGAAAGATGTTGACACCAACGAAAAGATTGTGCTGCCCTCTGCCGAAG ATGTTGCTCAAGAAAAGCAACATTCGGCCCTGCTACAAGGTGTTGAACACTTCCAACCGTCTTCCTTGAGGAGAACAGAAACCGTTGAAAAAATCGTATTACCCAATGCATTAG ATGTTGCCGCAGAGAAGTCTCAAAAATCCCTATTTGATGGTATTGAAAAATTTGATGCCACCCAACTGAAGCACACAGAAACGCAAGAAAAGAATCCGCTTCCCGACAAAGAtg TTGTGGCTGCGGAGAAGGCACACCAGAACCTGCTGACAGGCGTCGAACACTTCGACAAGAGTCAGATGAAGCATGCGATGACCGAAGAGAAGAATCCCTTACCAGCACAAGAAG CCATCGAAGCTGAGAAGGAGAAGAACAAATTCTTAAATGGAATTGAAAACTTCGACCCCACTAAGTTGAAGCACACGGAAACTTGTGAAAAGAACCCCTTGCCCACCAAGGATGTCATTGATCAAGAGAAGACGGCCTGA
- the LOC105381545 gene encoding thymosin beta isoform X4 encodes MACSVDAPSLKDLPKVATDLKSQLEGFNQSCLKDVDTNEKIVLPSAEDVAAEKSQKSLFDGIEKFDATQLKHTETQEKNPLPDKDAIEAEKEKNKFLNGIENFDPTKLKHTETCEKNPLPTKDVIDQEKTA; translated from the exons ATGGCCTGCTCAGTAGATGCCCCTTCCCTCAAGGACCTCCCGAAGGTCGCTACCGACCTCAAGAGTCAACTAGAGGGCTTCAACCAGAGCTGCTTGAAAGATGTTGACACCAACGAAAAGATTGTGCTGCCCTCTGCCGAAG ATGTTGCCGCAGAGAAGTCTCAAAAATCCCTATTTGATGGTATTGAAAAATTTGATGCCACCCAACTGAAGCACACAGAAACGCAAGAAAAGAATCCGCTTCCCGACAAAGAtg CCATCGAAGCTGAGAAGGAGAAGAACAAATTCTTAAATGGAATTGAAAACTTCGACCCCACTAAGTTGAAGCACACGGAAACTTGTGAAAAGAACCCCTTGCCCACCAAGGATGTCATTGATCAAGAGAAGACGGCCTGA
- the LOC105381545 gene encoding thymosin beta isoform X3 has translation MACSVDAPSLKDLPKVATDLKSQLEGFNQSCLKDVDTNEKIVLPSAEDVAQEKQHSALLQGVEHFQPSSLRRTETVEKIVLPNALDVAAEKSQKSLFDGIEKFDATQLKHTETQEKNPLPDKDAIEAEKEKNKFLNGIENFDPTKLKHTETCEKNPLPTKDVIDQEKTA, from the exons ATGGCCTGCTCAGTAGATGCCCCTTCCCTCAAGGACCTCCCGAAGGTCGCTACCGACCTCAAGAGTCAACTAGAGGGCTTCAACCAGAGCTGCTTGAAAGATGTTGACACCAACGAAAAGATTGTGCTGCCCTCTGCCGAAG ATGTTGCTCAAGAAAAGCAACATTCGGCCCTGCTACAAGGTGTTGAACACTTCCAACCGTCTTCCTTGAGGAGAACAGAAACCGTTGAAAAAATCGTATTACCCAATGCATTAG ATGTTGCCGCAGAGAAGTCTCAAAAATCCCTATTTGATGGTATTGAAAAATTTGATGCCACCCAACTGAAGCACACAGAAACGCAAGAAAAGAATCCGCTTCCCGACAAAGAtg CCATCGAAGCTGAGAAGGAGAAGAACAAATTCTTAAATGGAATTGAAAACTTCGACCCCACTAAGTTGAAGCACACGGAAACTTGTGAAAAGAACCCCTTGCCCACCAAGGATGTCATTGATCAAGAGAAGACGGCCTGA